A genome region from Maridesulfovibrio salexigens DSM 2638 includes the following:
- the fmt gene encoding methionyl-tRNA formyltransferase has protein sequence MAEKRWKIVFMGTPDFASTILEYLVEWDGCDVIAAYTQPDRKCGRGQKVRCSAVKDVALKNDIPVYQPLNFKDEKDVEELRALEPDFLVVAAYGLILPQSVLDVPAVMPINVHASLLPKYRGAAPIHRAVANGDHATGITIMKMEAGLDTGPILVQQALGIAWDDFTGKVHDELADMGGPLVMETLLRYRDGRLTVMPQDDSIATYAEKLSKEEGLIDWNLPVKEVHNKIRGMYPWPGAYYFWTPEGKDPIRLVLSPGKPGDDEVGEHAPGTIVGESDGMLGIACQDKIYLASKVKPAGKKEMDGKAFMCGYMNKC, from the coding sequence ATGGCTGAAAAGCGCTGGAAAATAGTTTTCATGGGAACACCGGACTTCGCGTCCACCATTCTCGAGTATCTCGTGGAATGGGACGGATGTGATGTCATTGCAGCTTACACCCAGCCGGACCGCAAATGCGGCCGCGGGCAGAAGGTGCGCTGTTCCGCTGTAAAGGATGTTGCTCTTAAGAATGATATCCCGGTTTACCAGCCCTTGAATTTCAAGGACGAAAAAGATGTTGAAGAGCTGCGTGCGCTGGAACCTGATTTTCTGGTTGTTGCAGCTTACGGATTGATCCTTCCTCAGTCTGTGCTGGATGTCCCCGCAGTGATGCCCATCAATGTGCATGCTTCCCTGCTGCCCAAGTATCGCGGTGCCGCGCCCATCCATAGAGCGGTTGCCAATGGCGACCATGCCACCGGGATTACCATCATGAAGATGGAAGCAGGACTTGATACTGGTCCTATTCTGGTTCAGCAGGCGCTCGGCATTGCCTGGGATGACTTCACTGGTAAGGTTCATGATGAACTTGCCGACATGGGCGGTCCGCTGGTCATGGAAACCCTGCTGCGCTATCGCGATGGTCGTTTGACCGTTATGCCGCAGGATGATTCCATTGCTACTTATGCTGAAAAACTGAGCAAGGAAGAAGGGCTGATCGATTGGAATCTTCCGGTCAAGGAAGTGCACAATAAGATCAGGGGCATGTACCCGTGGCCCGGTGCTTATTACTTCTGGACTCCGGAAGGCAAAGACCCCATCCGCCTTGTGCTTTCTCCCGGTAAGCCCGGTGATGATGAGGTTGGGGAACACGCACCCGGAACCATCGTTGGCGAGTCTGACGGCATGCTCGGCATCGCCTGCCAAGATAAAATTTACCTCGCATCCAAGGTCAAGCCTGCCGGAAAGAAAGAGATGGACGGCAAAGCCTTTATGTGCGGTTACATGAATAAGTGTTAA
- the aspS gene encoding aspartate--tRNA ligase: MSEQIEERDYDEYRVIEPLGDWTRTHSCNEITAANMGEKVLIMGWVQFRRDHGGLIFIDLRDREGLTQVVFSPEHNADAHERAHAIRSEYVVAIKGEVRERPDGMRNTNLTTGEIEIVVDEWKLLNTSETPPFAIEDRSDASEMLRLKYRFLDLRRPVLAKNFILRNKAAQSVRRYLDNLGFLEIETPVLTKSTPEGARDFLVPSRMNNGDFYALPQSPQLFKQMLMVSGMDRYFQIVKCFRDEDLRADRQPEFTQIDIEMSFVNEEQVMGMAEEMVRTVFKETIETELPASFPRMTYADAMRDYGCDKPDVRFDLKLQEATDIFKGSDFKVFASSELIKILRVPNGAELSRKEIDEYTKFVEIYGSKGLAWIKVKEDGEWQSPIVKFFSEEECAKLRELTNCQPGDILFFQAGAADIVNAALAALRIKLGERFELIDESKFAPLWVTDFPLLEYNADEKRYVARHHPFTSPQEGQIDELGDKPAEALARAYDLVMNGYEVGGGSIRIHTPEMQQKMFAALGIDEEEARAKFGFLMDALQFGAPPHGGIAFGLDRLIMILCGAKSIRDVIAFPKTQKATCLMTEAPSGVSSTQLRELGVRLREKKEA, from the coding sequence ATGTCTGAACAAATTGAAGAACGCGATTACGACGAATACCGAGTGATTGAACCCCTTGGAGATTGGACACGTACCCATAGCTGCAACGAGATCACCGCAGCAAATATGGGCGAAAAAGTCCTGATCATGGGTTGGGTTCAGTTTCGCCGCGACCACGGCGGCCTGATCTTCATCGACCTGCGCGACCGTGAAGGTCTCACTCAGGTTGTTTTCAGCCCTGAGCACAATGCTGATGCTCACGAGCGTGCTCACGCTATCCGTTCCGAATACGTGGTAGCTATCAAAGGTGAAGTTCGTGAACGTCCCGACGGCATGCGCAACACCAACCTGACCACCGGTGAAATCGAAATCGTTGTTGATGAGTGGAAACTTCTCAACACTTCCGAAACTCCCCCGTTCGCCATTGAAGACCGTTCCGACGCTTCTGAAATGCTGCGTCTGAAATACCGTTTTCTGGATCTGCGTCGCCCCGTGCTTGCCAAGAACTTCATTCTGCGCAACAAGGCTGCACAGTCCGTTCGCCGTTACCTCGACAACCTCGGTTTCCTCGAAATCGAGACTCCGGTACTGACTAAGTCCACTCCTGAAGGTGCACGTGACTTCCTCGTACCCAGCCGTATGAACAACGGTGATTTCTACGCCCTGCCGCAGTCCCCGCAGCTCTTCAAGCAGATGCTCATGGTTTCCGGCATGGACCGCTACTTCCAGATCGTTAAATGTTTCCGCGACGAAGACCTTCGCGCCGACCGTCAGCCCGAGTTCACCCAGATCGATATCGAAATGAGCTTTGTGAATGAAGAGCAGGTTATGGGTATGGCTGAAGAAATGGTTCGCACCGTCTTCAAAGAGACTATCGAAACCGAACTGCCCGCATCCTTCCCCCGCATGACTTACGCTGACGCCATGCGTGATTACGGTTGTGATAAGCCTGATGTGCGTTTCGACCTCAAGCTTCAGGAAGCTACCGATATCTTCAAGGGTTCCGACTTCAAGGTTTTTGCCAGCTCCGAGCTGATCAAAATCCTGCGCGTACCCAACGGTGCAGAGCTTTCCCGTAAGGAAATCGACGAATACACCAAGTTTGTTGAAATCTACGGCTCTAAAGGCCTTGCATGGATCAAAGTTAAGGAAGACGGCGAATGGCAGTCTCCCATTGTTAAATTCTTCTCCGAAGAAGAGTGCGCAAAGCTGCGTGAGCTCACTAACTGCCAGCCCGGCGACATCCTCTTCTTCCAGGCCGGAGCAGCCGACATTGTCAACGCCGCTCTTGCCGCTCTGCGTATCAAGCTCGGTGAACGCTTTGAACTCATCGATGAGTCCAAGTTCGCACCCCTCTGGGTTACCGACTTCCCGCTGCTTGAGTACAACGCAGACGAAAAACGCTACGTTGCCCGTCACCATCCCTTTACCTCTCCGCAGGAAGGGCAGATTGACGAACTGGGTGACAAGCCCGCTGAAGCACTCGCCCGTGCATACGACCTCGTAATGAACGGTTACGAAGTAGGTGGCGGTTCCATCCGTATCCACACCCCCGAAATGCAGCAGAAAATGTTCGCTGCTTTGGGTATCGATGAAGAAGAAGCACGAGCTAAGTTCGGCTTCCTCATGGATGCGCTTCAGTTCGGTGCACCGCCGCACGGTGGTATTGCTTTTGGTCTGGACAGACTTATTATGATTCTGTGTGGCGCAAAATCCATCAGGGACGTTATCGCTTTCCCCAAAACTCAGAAAGCGACCTGTCTGATGACTGAAGCACCTTCCGGCGTTTCCAGCACTCAGCTTAGAGAGCTTGGTGTACGTCTGAGAGAAAAGAAAGAAGCATAG
- a CDS encoding tetratricopeptide repeat protein, which translates to MAAAEQNSGRQTIKGVFSSQNVQKIGTGTTVRRTISKMYWMAEELNPENVEVQALNTSYIPAGPKSVVPMEEFLSKYSPEPEFYVSTVYPKMQELNSTITRGEKARQAGATYSAEFEFQNALGVDEDNVKANFGLGLTYMERGESNKANDIFNRLVKLDAAFQAEHKHLFNEFGINLRKTGMQDQAIDYYERALEMTSNDENLHYNIARAYFEKGVLDKCSAHLKKALELNASHDEASKFLEFLKKHHPEQVA; encoded by the coding sequence ATGGCCGCGGCAGAACAAAACTCAGGAAGACAAACAATCAAGGGTGTCTTTTCCAGTCAGAATGTACAGAAGATCGGTACAGGTACCACCGTGCGCCGGACCATCAGCAAAATGTACTGGATGGCTGAAGAGCTTAATCCTGAGAATGTAGAAGTGCAGGCCCTGAACACAAGTTACATTCCCGCCGGACCGAAATCTGTTGTCCCCATGGAAGAGTTTCTTTCCAAGTACTCGCCTGAGCCCGAATTTTACGTTTCCACAGTCTACCCCAAAATGCAGGAGCTGAACTCCACCATTACACGTGGCGAAAAAGCAAGGCAGGCCGGGGCTACTTACAGTGCCGAATTCGAATTTCAGAATGCACTGGGGGTTGATGAAGATAACGTTAAAGCCAACTTCGGCCTCGGACTGACCTACATGGAACGCGGGGAATCCAACAAGGCCAACGACATTTTTAACAGACTTGTCAAACTTGATGCAGCTTTTCAGGCTGAGCACAAACACCTTTTCAATGAATTCGGCATCAACCTACGCAAGACTGGCATGCAGGATCAGGCCATTGATTACTACGAACGAGCACTTGAAATGACCAGCAATGATGAAAACCTGCATTACAACATTGCCCGGGCCTATTTTGAAAAAGGCGTGCTTGATAAATGCTCCGCCCACTTGAAAAAAGCCCTTGAGCTGAATGCCAGTCACGACGAAGCATCCAAATTTCTGGAGTTTCTCAAAAAGCACCATCCTGAACAGGTCGCTTAA
- a CDS encoding type II toxin-antitoxin system RelE/ParE family toxin — translation MRVKWLRGALKDLDAEASYLATEDVDLAQKTYSHIRDRGDLLGNFPQKGRPGRVPGTRELVLDRYPYIIPYRVKNDVVEILRVFHTRRKLPKDWDIV, via the coding sequence ATGCGCGTTAAATGGCTTAGGGGTGCGTTAAAAGATCTTGATGCCGAAGCATCATACTTAGCAACTGAAGATGTAGACCTAGCCCAGAAAACATACTCGCATATACGAGACCGAGGCGATTTACTCGGCAATTTTCCTCAAAAAGGCCGTCCCGGCAGAGTTCCGGGAACCAGAGAATTGGTGCTTGATCGATATCCCTACATCATCCCGTACCGTGTAAAAAACGACGTTGTGGAAATACTGCGAGTTTTTCACACCCGCAGGAAATTACCCAAAGACTGGGATATTGTTTAA
- a CDS encoding caspase family protein, with the protein MKTFSFRLLSSFFVAAISIMLLSASDCLAQKRLALLIGNSAYSKIGALKNPVNDVVAMNRSLKKAGFDVMVVKNADRNTMGRAIDDFGRKLKSYDVGLFYFSGHGLQVNGINYLCPLGMSVQGQSDVQYEAIDAGKVLAKMEDAGNSMNIVILDACRNNPFKRSFRSMRNGLAQMDAPTGSFIAFATAPGKTALDGRGNNSPYVTHMLNNMNHKGLTIEQFFKKVRQGVIKDTSRKQVPWESSSLVGDFYFSGKGSSGSSSSQASSQSTTTQQQQTPPPTPKPRPKPKKSKDEQVMDMLLN; encoded by the coding sequence ATGAAAACTTTCTCATTCAGGCTGCTGAGCTCTTTCTTTGTAGCGGCGATATCGATCATGCTGCTTTCCGCCAGTGACTGCCTTGCCCAGAAACGGCTGGCACTGCTTATCGGAAACTCGGCCTACTCCAAAATCGGGGCACTAAAAAACCCGGTCAATGATGTGGTCGCCATGAACCGTTCACTAAAGAAAGCCGGATTTGATGTCATGGTGGTCAAAAATGCAGACCGCAATACCATGGGCCGAGCCATTGATGACTTCGGGCGCAAGCTCAAAAGCTATGATGTGGGATTGTTTTATTTTTCAGGACACGGATTGCAGGTTAACGGAATCAACTACCTCTGTCCGCTGGGGATGTCCGTTCAAGGACAATCAGACGTACAGTATGAAGCCATTGATGCCGGAAAGGTGCTGGCGAAAATGGAAGATGCCGGAAACAGCATGAACATTGTCATCCTCGATGCCTGCCGCAACAACCCCTTTAAGCGCAGCTTCCGTTCCATGCGTAACGGTCTGGCCCAGATGGATGCCCCGACCGGGTCATTTATCGCCTTTGCCACCGCTCCGGGCAAAACTGCCCTTGACGGTCGCGGCAACAACAGCCCTTATGTAACCCACATGCTCAACAACATGAACCACAAGGGTCTGACCATTGAGCAGTTCTTCAAGAAAGTCCGCCAAGGAGTGATAAAGGACACCAGCCGCAAACAGGTTCCGTGGGAATCTTCCTCGCTGGTCGGTGACTTCTACTTCTCCGGCAAAGGCTCTTCCGGTTCATCTTCATCACAGGCATCAAGCCAATCTACAACAACTCAGCAACAACAGACTCCGCCCCCGACTCCCAAGCCGAGACCTAAGCCCAAAAAGAGCAAGGATGAGCAAGTCATGGATATGTTGTTGAATTAG
- the def gene encoding peptide deformylase gives MKLDILAYPEESLKEVCSRVEEVTPELKEIIDNMIETMYEDDGVGLAAPQVGVQKRLIVIDPSGPKERTDLQVIINPEIVEKSSQKVDSEEACLSCPGFKCVIKRHETVTVTGTDPEGNDVRIEADDFLAIVLQHEIDHLDGTLIVDRVGRLKRAMYDKKVKKWLKSAGK, from the coding sequence ATGAAACTAGATATTTTAGCTTATCCTGAAGAGTCTTTGAAAGAAGTCTGTTCCAGAGTTGAGGAAGTCACTCCTGAGCTGAAGGAAATCATCGATAACATGATCGAGACCATGTACGAAGACGATGGTGTGGGCCTTGCAGCCCCGCAGGTCGGAGTCCAGAAGCGTCTGATCGTTATTGATCCTTCCGGCCCCAAAGAGCGTACTGACTTGCAGGTTATCATCAACCCTGAAATCGTTGAAAAGAGCAGCCAGAAGGTGGATTCCGAGGAAGCCTGCCTTTCCTGTCCCGGTTTCAAATGCGTGATCAAACGTCATGAGACAGTTACCGTAACCGGTACTGACCCTGAAGGTAATGATGTCCGCATTGAAGCAGACGATTTTCTGGCCATTGTGTTGCAGCATGAAATTGACCATCTGGATGGAACCCTCATTGTCGACCGTGTAGGCCGCCTGAAACGTGCAATGTACGATAAGAAGGTAAAAAAATGGCTGAAAAGCGCTGGAAAATAG
- a CDS encoding helix-turn-helix domain-containing protein → MSKAKVGHRIKTFREKQGLSLEEFSSRTGLGVDFLEAVEEKEKYPSLGPLLKIARALGVRLGTFLDDQVSKDPLIVKLGERKEEFAMHSDQEKTASMKYFSLAKGKSDRHMEPFFIEIQPEDGEPKLTSHEGEEFIIVVSGKLKVVYGKEESVLEAGDSVYFNSVVPHYVAADGNEKCDIYAVLYFPE, encoded by the coding sequence ATGAGCAAAGCAAAAGTAGGACATCGTATTAAGACATTCAGGGAAAAACAGGGCCTTAGCCTTGAAGAGTTTTCCTCACGCACAGGCCTTGGAGTTGATTTCCTTGAAGCCGTAGAAGAAAAAGAAAAATATCCCTCCCTAGGTCCCCTACTTAAGATTGCAAGAGCCCTTGGCGTTAGACTCGGCACTTTCCTTGACGATCAGGTCAGCAAAGATCCCCTTATCGTTAAGCTTGGCGAGCGTAAGGAAGAGTTTGCCATGCATTCCGATCAGGAAAAGACCGCATCCATGAAGTACTTTTCCCTTGCCAAAGGCAAGAGCGATCGTCACATGGAGCCTTTTTTCATTGAAATCCAGCCTGAGGACGGAGAGCCCAAGCTGACCTCTCATGAAGGCGAGGAGTTCATTATCGTTGTTTCCGGTAAGCTTAAAGTTGTTTACGGCAAGGAAGAAAGCGTGCTGGAAGCAGGCGACAGCGTTTATTTCAATTCCGTAGTTCCGCACTATGTTGCTGCTGATGGCAATGAAAAGTGTGATATCTACGCGGTTCTTTATTTCCCGGAATAA
- a CDS encoding transcription antitermination factor NusB gives MKKTNSLPGPRGVAYECVTRSLDGGADAQAVLDNALTAAKLDGRDRGFVTEILYGYLRMRLRLQSVLNCFLSRPDGLPAPILRVLGMAAYEILHMDVPAYASVDWGVDSAKRLSRGKLGGLANAVLRKVARLAEDGADEDFFRRNSDSEIEFLSAYYSCPEWIVELWVDSYGRDKAEQYLEAQICPPAAGFVLDTKSNEAKAAAEQLLEENDYIASDGQAFAFYSGYWPQAFNGLKESVTRQSYAAREALSVLGPSEWPTPVWDGCSGRGGKSRFLHSKNISPIIASDPHARRLAALKREVPSVASFRASAINPPLAKESIGTALLDVPCSGLGVLSRRPDTKFKRTPEDVDSLVHLQSRILDNTWETIRKGGRLAYITCTLNPAENEGQIGAFLKRHKDAVPLKEWTTPPDSELHEFFYSALIEKK, from the coding sequence ATGAAGAAAACAAATTCTCTACCCGGACCAAGGGGAGTCGCCTACGAATGCGTGACCCGTTCCCTTGACGGCGGGGCAGATGCTCAGGCTGTCTTGGATAATGCCCTTACAGCAGCAAAACTGGATGGCCGTGACCGGGGTTTTGTGACCGAAATTCTTTACGGTTACCTGCGCATGCGTTTGAGGTTGCAGTCCGTTCTTAATTGTTTCCTCTCGCGTCCTGACGGTCTGCCTGCTCCTATACTGCGCGTGCTGGGCATGGCTGCCTATGAAATCCTGCATATGGATGTTCCGGCTTATGCTTCCGTGGACTGGGGCGTTGATTCTGCAAAGCGTCTTTCGCGCGGCAAGCTTGGCGGTCTGGCAAATGCTGTACTGCGCAAGGTTGCCCGTTTAGCTGAAGACGGTGCTGACGAAGATTTTTTTCGCCGCAACAGCGATTCCGAAATAGAATTTCTTTCCGCGTATTATTCCTGTCCGGAATGGATCGTAGAGCTTTGGGTGGACAGCTATGGTCGTGATAAGGCTGAGCAGTACCTTGAAGCGCAGATTTGTCCTCCTGCCGCAGGATTTGTTCTTGATACCAAGAGCAACGAGGCCAAGGCTGCCGCTGAGCAGTTGTTGGAAGAGAATGATTACATTGCCTCTGACGGACAGGCTTTCGCCTTTTATTCCGGTTACTGGCCGCAGGCATTCAATGGCTTGAAAGAATCCGTTACCCGTCAGAGCTACGCAGCTCGCGAGGCTCTTTCCGTGTTGGGACCTTCCGAATGGCCCACTCCGGTCTGGGATGGATGTTCCGGTCGTGGCGGCAAGTCAAGATTTCTACATTCAAAGAATATTTCACCCATTATTGCCAGTGACCCGCATGCCAGAAGGCTGGCGGCATTGAAGCGGGAAGTTCCGTCCGTAGCGTCATTCCGCGCCTCAGCTATTAATCCGCCACTGGCAAAAGAGTCTATCGGAACAGCTTTGCTTGATGTTCCCTGTTCCGGGCTGGGCGTGCTTTCACGCAGGCCGGACACCAAGTTCAAGCGCACACCGGAAGATGTAGATTCTCTGGTTCACCTGCAATCACGCATTCTGGATAACACATGGGAAACCATACGTAAGGGTGGACGACTGGCTTACATCACCTGCACTCTTAATCCGGCTGAAAATGAGGGGCAGATCGGAGCTTTCCTCAAACGGCACAAGGATGCGGTCCCGCTCAAAGAGTGGACCACACCGCCGGATTCGGAACTGCATGAATTTTTCTACTCAGCTTTGATTGAGAAAAAGTAA
- a CDS encoding DUF116 domain-containing protein, producing MSVEKDNKKRLFIGLITGTCVLLCAFLALLWYVPYAGLDSFGAWASWTWGLFIFALIVLVGWGYVGLLTNVVLQRTFPFSQKARGLSVKLFLPLMTILGRVFGLSKRKIRGSFIKVNNELVLSEVGRFDPEKIMILTPHCLQASRCDMRLTYDINNCKRCGLCTIKGLLELRDKYGVHFHVATGGTIARRLVVQNRPRMIIAIACERDLASGIQDTYPLPVYGVLNERPNGPCLDTQVSLIDVENALRRFIKEDSLPADADKNVALTPLTGL from the coding sequence ATGAGTGTAGAAAAAGATAACAAAAAGCGTCTTTTCATTGGTCTGATCACTGGAACCTGCGTACTGCTTTGTGCGTTTCTGGCCTTGCTTTGGTATGTGCCTTATGCCGGACTGGATTCTTTTGGTGCGTGGGCTTCCTGGACTTGGGGCCTGTTCATTTTCGCACTCATCGTGCTGGTCGGCTGGGGCTATGTTGGTCTGCTTACCAACGTTGTGCTCCAGCGAACCTTTCCTTTTTCGCAGAAGGCGCGTGGGCTTAGCGTTAAGCTTTTCCTGCCCCTGATGACCATTCTGGGACGTGTGTTCGGACTTTCCAAACGCAAGATCCGTGGCTCCTTTATCAAGGTTAATAACGAGCTTGTCCTTTCAGAGGTAGGCCGTTTTGATCCTGAAAAGATCATGATCCTGACTCCGCATTGTTTGCAGGCCAGCCGCTGCGATATGCGTCTGACCTATGACATCAACAATTGCAAACGTTGCGGTCTGTGCACCATCAAGGGACTGCTGGAACTTCGCGATAAATACGGGGTTCATTTTCACGTAGCCACCGGGGGCACCATTGCCCGCCGCCTGGTTGTGCAGAACCGTCCGCGCATGATCATTGCAATTGCTTGTGAGCGTGATCTTGCCAGCGGTATACAGGATACCTATCCTCTTCCGGTTTACGGCGTGCTTAACGAACGTCCTAACGGTCCTTGTCTTGATACTCAGGTTTCCCTTATCGATGTAGAGAATGCGCTGCGCCGTTTTATCAAGGAAGATAGTCTCCCCGCAGATGCGGACAAAAATGTTGCGCTGACACCTCTTACCGGGCTTTAA
- a CDS encoding DUF2628 domain-containing protein, whose protein sequence is MEMITSQDYQEYIGPNAGKYLFNFAKFQQLHDGFTVTWHWPAFLFGFWWFLYRKMYFWAAVTFLIGFLPFGNFIAQIGYGMSAYFFYYRDSTAKIGAIKSTAPVGGASIIMRDTGGVHGWVKFVGLLCFFLQPLWIFFMSLFFGSAFIFSFHQVMV, encoded by the coding sequence ATGGAAATGATAACTTCACAGGATTACCAAGAATACATCGGCCCCAATGCGGGTAAATACCTTTTCAACTTCGCCAAATTCCAACAGCTGCATGACGGCTTCACTGTAACTTGGCATTGGCCTGCATTTTTATTCGGGTTCTGGTGGTTCCTATATCGCAAAATGTACTTCTGGGCCGCAGTCACCTTTCTGATCGGCTTTCTGCCCTTCGGCAACTTCATTGCCCAGATCGGCTACGGCATGAGCGCATATTTCTTCTACTACCGTGACTCCACTGCCAAGATCGGTGCTATCAAGTCCACCGCTCCGGTTGGAGGAGCTTCAATAATCATGCGCGATACCGGGGGAGTGCACGGCTGGGTAAAATTTGTCGGCCTGCTGTGCTTTTTCCTGCAACCGCTCTGGATTTTCTTTATGTCCCTTTTCTTCGGAAGTGCCTTCATCTTTTCTTTCCATCAAGTTATGGTATAA
- the hisS gene encoding histidine--tRNA ligase: MAKIQKIKGVADLFPEDSARYAFMEKTARDVFSSYGYGELRVPILEKTELFCRSIGEETDVVQKEMYTFPDRKGRSLTMRPEATAGIVRAYVENKIYQPGKVSKFFTFGPMFRYERPQAGRMRQFHQIDAEIFGAAEPQADAEVLLMLSSFLSNIGLEKLSFELNSLGCPECRPKYNQALKDFLASLDREQLCDDCQRRMDTNPLRVLDCKSKNCKALTENAPTLPDHLCGECREHFDTVIALIDEAGLQYTLNPRLVRGLDYYQRTAFEVTSGDIGAQTAVAGGGRYDGLVESLGGPKKVPAIGFACGMERLAMLLEGEFEPAADFYVALVDERAAKDSLIFGEKLRRSGLKGEVGFTAKSMKAQLRHANKINAQKCFIFGAEEFENGTVTIKDMAEGGEQETVSRDEYFK; the protein is encoded by the coding sequence ATGGCAAAAATACAGAAAATCAAAGGTGTTGCAGACCTCTTTCCAGAGGATAGTGCAAGATATGCGTTCATGGAGAAGACTGCAAGGGATGTTTTCTCTTCATATGGTTACGGGGAACTGAGAGTACCTATTCTGGAAAAAACAGAACTTTTCTGTCGTTCCATCGGTGAGGAAACCGATGTGGTCCAGAAAGAAATGTACACTTTCCCTGACCGCAAGGGTCGCTCCCTGACCATGCGCCCCGAGGCTACCGCCGGTATTGTGCGGGCCTACGTGGAAAATAAAATTTACCAGCCGGGCAAGGTCAGCAAATTTTTCACCTTCGGTCCAATGTTCAGGTACGAAAGACCGCAGGCTGGACGCATGCGTCAGTTTCACCAGATTGATGCGGAAATTTTCGGGGCAGCTGAACCTCAGGCCGATGCTGAAGTTTTGCTTATGCTCTCTTCCTTTTTAAGCAATATCGGTTTGGAAAAACTTTCTTTCGAATTGAATTCCCTTGGTTGTCCTGAATGTCGTCCCAAGTACAATCAGGCTTTGAAGGATTTCTTGGCTTCCCTTGACCGGGAACAGCTTTGTGATGACTGTCAGCGTCGCATGGATACAAACCCTCTGCGGGTGCTCGATTGCAAAAGCAAAAATTGCAAAGCCCTTACCGAAAATGCGCCCACTCTTCCGGATCACCTTTGCGGAGAGTGTCGTGAACATTTTGATACCGTCATCGCCCTGATTGACGAGGCTGGCCTCCAGTATACCCTCAATCCCCGTCTTGTACGTGGATTGGATTACTACCAGCGCACAGCCTTTGAAGTTACTTCCGGTGATATCGGAGCCCAGACAGCAGTTGCCGGCGGCGGTCGCTATGATGGGTTGGTAGAATCTCTTGGCGGTCCCAAAAAGGTTCCGGCAATCGGTTTTGCCTGCGGCATGGAACGTCTTGCCATGTTGCTGGAAGGTGAGTTTGAACCTGCAGCAGATTTTTACGTGGCTCTTGTAGATGAAAGAGCTGCCAAGGATTCTCTCATTTTCGGTGAGAAGCTGCGTCGCTCCGGCCTTAAAGGTGAAGTTGGCTTTACTGCTAAAAGCATGAAAGCTCAGCTGCGCCATGCTAATAAAATTAACGCGCAGAAGTGTTTTATCTTCGGTGCGGAAGAATTCGAAAACGGAACGGTCACCATTAAGGATATGGCCGAAGGCGGCGAGCAGGAAACTGTCAGCCGCGACGAATATTTTAAGTAG
- a CDS encoding CopG family ribbon-helix-helix protein, translating into MPTKQISIRTNPELIVKLDKLATATKRSRSHLVNQAMEEFVAREAWQITEIEKALKEADAEDFATESELDAMDQKWMKNAR; encoded by the coding sequence ATGCCGACAAAACAGATTTCAATCCGCACTAATCCGGAATTAATAGTAAAATTAGATAAATTAGCAACTGCTACCAAAAGAAGCAGGTCACATCTGGTAAATCAGGCCATGGAAGAATTCGTTGCACGCGAGGCATGGCAGATAACAGAAATTGAAAAAGCCTTGAAAGAAGCTGACGCTGAGGACTTCGCCACTGAATCAGAGCTTGACGCTATGGATCAAAAGTGGATGAAAAATGCGCGTTAA